The following proteins are co-located in the Vibrio astriarenae genome:
- the gcvT gene encoding glycine cleavage system aminomethyltransferase GcvT, translated as MAEPTNEALLQTPLYQAHIDADAKMVPFAGYEMPVQYPLGVKKEHLHTRDSAGLFDVSHMGQLLLKGSEAAAFMETLVPVDVIGLEAGKQRYAFFTNEQGGIEDDLMIANLGDELFVVVNAACKAQDIAHIQSHLPQGVELEVIEDRALLALQGPKAAAVLARLAPVVSDMVFMDVVRTSIQGAECIVSRSGYTGEDGYEISVPAEQAVQLAQALTAEAEVEWIGLGARDSLRLECGLCLYGHDLDTTTTPVEASLLWAIQPVRRKGGEREGGFPGADVILNQIVTKDVARKRIGLVGQTKAPVREGAELFDAQDNLIGKVTSGTAGPNAGKPVSMGYIETSFASVGTEVFAEVRGKKLPMTVEKMPFVPQRYYRG; from the coding sequence ATGGCTGAGCCAACCAACGAAGCGTTACTGCAAACCCCATTATATCAAGCTCATATTGATGCTGACGCGAAGATGGTGCCGTTTGCAGGCTACGAGATGCCAGTTCAATACCCATTGGGTGTGAAGAAAGAGCACCTACATACTCGTGATTCTGCGGGCTTGTTCGATGTGTCGCATATGGGACAACTGTTATTGAAGGGCAGTGAAGCCGCGGCGTTCATGGAAACACTTGTGCCTGTTGACGTTATTGGGTTGGAAGCAGGTAAACAGCGCTACGCATTTTTTACTAATGAGCAAGGTGGTATTGAGGATGATTTAATGATTGCCAACTTGGGCGATGAGCTGTTTGTTGTCGTCAACGCCGCTTGTAAAGCGCAAGACATCGCACATATTCAAAGTCACTTGCCACAAGGCGTGGAACTTGAAGTTATTGAAGATCGCGCTCTATTGGCTCTTCAAGGACCAAAGGCGGCAGCAGTGCTGGCTCGCTTGGCACCCGTTGTATCTGACATGGTGTTTATGGATGTGGTGCGTACCTCGATTCAAGGTGCCGAGTGTATTGTCTCGCGCAGTGGCTATACTGGGGAAGATGGCTACGAAATCTCAGTACCAGCTGAGCAAGCTGTGCAGCTCGCACAAGCGTTAACGGCTGAGGCAGAAGTGGAGTGGATCGGCCTTGGTGCTCGCGACTCTTTGCGTTTAGAGTGCGGCCTGTGCCTATATGGGCATGATTTGGACACAACGACCACGCCAGTTGAAGCAAGCTTACTTTGGGCGATTCAACCTGTTCGTCGCAAAGGTGGTGAACGTGAAGGTGGTTTCCCTGGTGCTGATGTCATCCTAAATCAGATCGTGACAAAAGATGTTGCGCGCAAGCGTATTGGCTTAGTTGGCCAAACCAAAGCCCCTGTTCGAGAAGGCGCAGAGCTGTTTGATGCGCAGGATAATCTAATTGGTAAAGTCACCAGTGGCACCGCAGGGCCTAATGCTGGCAAGCCGGTGTCGATGGGCTATATAGAGACGTCCTTTGCCTCAGTAGGCACTGAGGTCTTTGCCGAAGTTCGTGGTAAGAAACTTCCGATGACGGTAGAAAAAATGCCGTTTGTTCCTCAGCGTTACTATCGTGGCTGA
- a CDS encoding RidA family protein, whose translation MIERKEMKQRMSRAVIHNDTIYLCGQVAKDSTKDITEQTATMLEKVDELLNNYGSDRESILSATIYIKTMDDFAEMNAVWDNWIPEGHAPARACVEASMAREELLVEISVIAAVTRK comes from the coding sequence ATGATTGAAAGAAAAGAGATGAAACAGCGCATGAGCCGCGCTGTGATTCATAACGATACCATTTACCTTTGTGGTCAAGTTGCCAAAGACTCAACCAAAGACATCACAGAGCAAACCGCCACCATGCTTGAAAAAGTCGATGAGTTACTGAACAACTATGGCTCAGACCGTGAGTCTATTTTGTCAGCAACGATCTACATTAAAACGATGGATGATTTTGCTGAAATGAATGCGGTATGGGACAACTGGATTCCTGAAGGTCATGCCCCCGCTCGCGCATGTGTTGAAGCATCAATGGCTCGTGAAGAGCTGCTGGTTGAGATTTCAGTGATTGCTGCGGTAACGCGCAAGTAA
- a CDS encoding helix-turn-helix domain-containing protein, which translates to MAEDVFDEYPSMTLAKQTEDEAIEPLRLGARIKAIRSSLSLTLEEASQRTGLARSTLSKIENEQISPTFQAMQKLAHGLQIDMPQLFEPQSKNLASGRRDITLKGEGKPHPTPTYEHELLATQLSRKKMMPFKSQVRARDISEYPDWVRHDGEEFLLILSGEVCFYSEFYEPLPLAEGDSVYYDASMGHMLTSLSEEDAHILWVTAK; encoded by the coding sequence ATGGCTGAGGATGTATTCGACGAATACCCATCAATGACGCTAGCGAAGCAAACAGAAGATGAAGCGATAGAACCTCTGCGTTTAGGGGCAAGAATCAAAGCCATTCGTTCGTCATTGAGTTTGACTCTCGAAGAGGCCAGTCAGCGTACAGGCTTGGCGCGTTCTACGCTGAGCAAGATTGAAAATGAGCAGATATCACCAACCTTTCAAGCGATGCAGAAACTCGCACATGGTTTGCAGATAGATATGCCTCAACTCTTTGAGCCACAAAGCAAAAACTTGGCTTCAGGCCGCCGTGATATTACTTTGAAAGGAGAGGGTAAACCCCATCCAACACCCACCTATGAGCACGAGCTTCTCGCGACCCAACTATCTCGAAAAAAGATGATGCCTTTTAAGAGCCAGGTACGCGCTCGAGATATTTCTGAATACCCAGATTGGGTTCGTCACGATGGTGAAGAGTTCCTTCTGATCCTGTCCGGTGAGGTGTGTTTTTACTCAGAGTTTTACGAGCCGCTGCCGTTAGCTGAGGGAGACAGTGTCTATTATGACGCCAGTATGGGGCATATGTTGACCTCGCTCAGTGAAGAAGACGCCCATATTCTGTGGGTGACAGCAAAGTAA
- the gcvH gene encoding glycine cleavage system protein GcvH has translation MDKTLKFTDSHEWVRDNGDGTVTIGISDHAQQMLGDVVFVDLPEIEDDIEAGDTFSLVESVKAASDIYAPISGEIVEVNEELEDSPELVNEEPYDGGWIARVKLSDAAELDNLKDAEEYLNSIEDE, from the coding sequence ATGGATAAAACACTGAAGTTTACTGATAGCCACGAATGGGTACGCGACAACGGAGATGGCACGGTCACGATCGGTATTTCTGATCACGCACAACAGATGTTGGGTGATGTGGTATTTGTAGATTTACCAGAAATAGAGGATGACATTGAAGCAGGCGATACCTTCTCTCTGGTTGAGTCAGTGAAAGCGGCATCAGACATTTATGCACCAATCAGCGGTGAAATCGTAGAAGTTAACGAAGAGCTTGAAGACAGCCCTGAGTTAGTGAACGAAGAACCTTACGATGGCGGTTGGATTGCACGTGTGAAACTCAGCGATGCGGCAGAGTTAGACAACCTGAAAGATGCTGAAGAGTATCTAAACTCAATCGAAGACGAATAA
- the gcvP gene encoding aminomethyl-transferring glycine dehydrogenase: protein MTDLLKSLSTQHEFVARHNGPNLADQQKMLAAINATSLDALIDETVPSQIRLERPLELSAAQSESDMLSAMRVFADKNQVKRTFIGQGYYNTFTPNVILRNVFENPGWYTAYTPYQPEISQGRLEALLNFQQMVMDLTGMEIANASLLDEATAAAEAMTLCKRAGKSKSKTFFVADDVHPQTIEVVKTRAKYIGFDVTIGALETLTEQDVFGALVQYPSTTGEVRDLTDIIAQAQSNKTLVTVATDLLASALLKPAGEMGADVVIGSAQRFGVPMGYGGPHAAFMATRDKHKRTMPGRVIGVSIDSNGNQALRMAMQTREQHIRREKATSNICTAQALLANMAAFYAVYHGAEGLRTIARRTHHMTAILAAGLTKAGYELSHNSFFDTITIESGDKTESLYNTALAADLNLRCLPNQLGISCDETTTLDDIRALFAVFAINEDITALSSEIANNEFAAIPESLRRTSTYLTHPVFNTHHSETQMMRYLKQLENKDFSLTHGMIPLGSCTMKLNAAAEMIPVTWPEFGAIHPFAPADQAAGYAALAEDLKQKLCEITGYDAMSLQPNSGASGEYAGLIAIQRYHESRGEAHRNVCLIPSSAHGTNPATASMVSMKVVVVKCDDDGNIDIDDLAAKIEKHAENLSSIMITYPSTHGVYEEQVKQVCEMVHAAGGQVYLDGANMNAQVGLTSPGIIGSDVSHLNLHKTFCIPHGGGGPGMGPIGVKSHLAPFLPGHIENGVEGSEYAVSAADLGSASILPISWAYIAMMGEQGLTDATKVAILNANYVMERLRPHYPVLYRGNNGRVAHECIIDIRPLKEETGISEEDIAKRLMDYGFHAPTMSFPVAGTLMVEPTESEDLEELDRFCEAMIAIREEMNKVKNGEWPLDNNPLVNAPHTQVDLASDTWKRPYSREVGCFPAPSTHIWKYWPTVNRVDNVYGDRNLICSCPSIDNYE from the coding sequence ATGACTGACTTACTGAAAAGTCTCAGCACTCAACATGAGTTTGTGGCACGACACAATGGCCCCAACCTCGCTGATCAACAAAAAATGCTTGCGGCGATCAACGCCACCAGCCTTGACGCACTTATCGATGAAACAGTGCCAAGCCAAATTCGATTAGAGCGCCCACTTGAACTCTCTGCTGCGCAAAGCGAATCTGACATGCTCAGCGCAATGCGCGTCTTTGCAGACAAAAACCAAGTAAAGCGTACCTTTATCGGTCAAGGCTACTACAACACCTTCACACCGAACGTCATCTTACGCAATGTATTCGAAAATCCTGGCTGGTATACAGCATACACCCCTTACCAACCTGAGATTTCACAAGGACGTTTAGAAGCACTGCTGAATTTCCAGCAGATGGTGATGGACCTGACTGGCATGGAGATCGCCAACGCCTCCCTACTCGATGAAGCAACCGCCGCTGCCGAGGCTATGACGTTGTGTAAACGAGCAGGCAAGAGCAAAAGTAAAACCTTCTTTGTTGCCGATGATGTTCACCCGCAAACCATCGAAGTTGTCAAAACACGTGCAAAATACATTGGCTTTGATGTCACGATTGGCGCGTTGGAAACACTTACAGAGCAAGATGTTTTTGGTGCACTAGTCCAATACCCAAGCACAACGGGTGAAGTTCGCGACTTGACGGATATCATTGCTCAAGCTCAAAGCAACAAGACCTTAGTCACCGTGGCAACAGACTTACTTGCCTCTGCACTACTCAAACCTGCTGGTGAAATGGGCGCGGATGTTGTAATTGGTTCTGCTCAGCGCTTTGGTGTGCCTATGGGTTATGGCGGCCCACATGCTGCATTCATGGCAACACGCGATAAACACAAACGCACAATGCCAGGCCGCGTGATTGGCGTGTCGATCGACTCAAATGGTAATCAAGCTCTACGCATGGCAATGCAAACGCGTGAGCAACATATTCGCCGTGAAAAAGCGACATCGAACATTTGTACTGCACAAGCGCTACTTGCCAACATGGCAGCCTTCTATGCCGTATACCACGGTGCTGAAGGGCTTCGTACTATCGCTCGACGCACTCACCACATGACCGCCATTCTTGCCGCTGGTTTAACTAAGGCAGGGTATGAGCTCAGCCATAATAGCTTCTTTGATACTATTACCATTGAAAGTGGCGATAAGACTGAGAGCCTTTACAACACTGCACTTGCTGCCGACCTGAATTTACGTTGCCTGCCAAACCAGCTTGGTATCAGCTGTGATGAAACCACCACACTGGACGATATCCGCGCTCTGTTTGCTGTATTCGCTATCAATGAAGACATCACTGCTCTGTCATCAGAAATCGCCAACAATGAGTTCGCTGCAATTCCAGAATCTCTGCGTCGTACCTCCACTTACCTCACTCACCCAGTTTTCAACACGCACCACAGCGAAACCCAGATGATGCGTTACCTGAAGCAGCTTGAAAACAAAGACTTCTCGTTAACACACGGTATGATTCCCCTCGGTAGTTGTACCATGAAGCTCAACGCAGCTGCAGAGATGATTCCGGTAACCTGGCCAGAGTTTGGCGCTATCCACCCATTTGCACCAGCAGATCAAGCGGCAGGCTACGCTGCACTGGCTGAAGACCTAAAACAGAAGCTATGTGAAATCACCGGCTACGACGCAATGTCACTGCAACCTAACTCTGGCGCTTCTGGTGAATACGCAGGTCTGATTGCAATCCAACGCTACCATGAGAGCCGAGGTGAAGCGCACCGTAATGTGTGTTTGATCCCAAGCTCAGCGCACGGTACTAACCCTGCGACGGCATCCATGGTGTCGATGAAAGTTGTGGTAGTGAAGTGTGATGACGATGGCAACATTGATATTGATGACTTAGCCGCGAAAATCGAAAAGCATGCAGAAAACCTATCAAGCATTATGATCACTTACCCTTCAACACACGGCGTGTATGAAGAGCAGGTGAAACAGGTGTGTGAGATGGTCCACGCTGCAGGCGGTCAAGTTTACCTAGATGGCGCAAACATGAACGCTCAGGTTGGTCTCACATCGCCAGGTATTATTGGCTCAGATGTGTCACACCTAAACCTCCACAAAACGTTCTGCATCCCGCACGGTGGCGGCGGCCCTGGTATGGGGCCTATCGGTGTCAAATCTCACCTGGCCCCCTTCCTGCCTGGTCACATCGAAAATGGTGTAGAAGGGTCTGAATATGCGGTTTCGGCAGCGGATTTAGGTAGCGCCTCTATCTTGCCTATCTCATGGGCTTACATTGCCATGATGGGTGAACAAGGCCTAACAGACGCAACTAAGGTAGCTATCCTCAACGCAAACTACGTGATGGAGCGCCTACGTCCGCACTACCCTGTGTTGTATCGCGGCAATAATGGCCGTGTTGCTCACGAGTGCATCATTGATATTCGTCCTCTGAAAGAAGAGACGGGTATTAGTGAAGAAGACATTGCCAAACGTCTGATGGATTATGGTTTCCACGCGCCAACCATGTCGTTCCCTGTGGCAGGTACCTTGATGGTTGAGCCAACAGAATCAGAAGATCTCGAAGAGCTTGACCGCTTCTGCGAAGCAATGATTGCCATCCGAGAGGAGATGAACAAGGTTAAAAATGGTGAGTGGCCGCTAGACAACAACCCACTAGTCAACGCCCCACACACGCAAGTAGACCTAGCATCTGACACTTGGAAGCGCCCATACTCGCGTGAAGTTGGCTGCTTCCCAGCACCATCTACCCACATATGGAAATACTGGCCGACAGTGAACCGCGTGGATAATGTATATGGGGATCGCAATTTGATCTGCTCTTGTCCTTCGATTGACAACTATGAATAA
- a CDS encoding cation diffusion facilitator family transporter, with the protein MAISQTQFEKQTLKFSAVLSLSFAILGVVLGWLVGSLVIIFDGAYSLVSLLLTLLSLAVSAFIAKPAMKAFPFGKAVLEPLVIAIKGAVILGLVVTSLYNAVIALLEGGRDVDAGIAFIFGIVNVIGCAFGWWYVAKKARLCSTGLIEAETKQWKMDTLISVAVALGFIVALILSNTSMAQYAGYADPIMMLIMGFYFLKVPSEMLIQAFRELLMMAPRKEVTQKVEREVEMINENLESDIQVVAVTKVGKQLLVKLDVHANDNELDIKELKKTRARLKERLSILPMDLNLILNVAC; encoded by the coding sequence ATGGCTATCTCACAAACCCAATTTGAAAAGCAAACCCTTAAATTCTCTGCAGTGCTATCACTGAGCTTCGCGATTCTGGGTGTCGTGTTGGGGTGGCTGGTTGGCTCACTTGTCATTATTTTTGACGGTGCTTACTCATTAGTCAGTCTTCTACTGACTCTACTTTCTCTGGCCGTGTCTGCCTTTATCGCAAAACCGGCAATGAAGGCCTTCCCTTTCGGTAAAGCGGTTCTTGAACCTTTAGTGATCGCGATTAAAGGGGCTGTAATCCTCGGCCTGGTTGTCACTTCTTTGTATAACGCGGTTATTGCGTTACTTGAAGGTGGTCGAGACGTTGATGCAGGCATCGCCTTTATCTTTGGTATCGTCAACGTGATTGGCTGTGCGTTCGGCTGGTGGTATGTTGCGAAAAAAGCACGTCTGTGTTCAACGGGACTTATTGAAGCGGAAACCAAACAGTGGAAAATGGATACCCTGATCAGTGTGGCAGTTGCACTCGGTTTTATTGTGGCTTTGATCCTGAGTAACACCTCAATGGCACAATACGCAGGTTATGCTGACCCAATAATGATGCTCATCATGGGTTTCTATTTCTTGAAAGTACCTTCTGAGATGTTAATTCAAGCGTTTCGTGAGCTACTAATGATGGCACCACGCAAAGAAGTGACACAGAAAGTTGAGCGTGAAGTCGAGATGATCAATGAAAACTTGGAGTCTGATATTCAAGTTGTCGCGGTAACCAAAGTAGGTAAGCAACTACTGGTAAAACTTGATGTTCACGCCAACGACAACGAGCTAGACATTAAAGAGCTGAAAAAGACCCGTGCACGATTAAAAGAGAGGCTTTCTATTTTGCCGATGGATCTTAATCTTATCCTCAATGTTGCCTGTTAA
- a CDS encoding alkaline phosphatase family protein: MKNLAVSTLALSVMLSSHAVMAEQAQPKLILQVTVDALRGDLPDRFKHNFGEGGFNLLLNDGIHYTNAHYQHSNTETIVGHAALATGAPPAVNGMVGNLWYDRTQERVVYNIEDANYNLLASGADVDQSTEIDSTQRAAQGDGRSPANIHTSTIGDEIVKAYHGQSRAFSVSFKDRGAVSLGGELGKAFWFSKSANAFVTSDYYYDANPTWVDEWNAKGFTQQYGSKRWELSLPQEKYLFAGDGDVEYKIDLANFSRSFPHPYGPASFPYFTTLLSLSPAGDEIVADFAKEVIDAEKLGQGDYPDYLSVSFSATDYVIHMYGPSSIEAEDNLIRLDRTLADLFAHVDKTVGLENTLIVLSADHGAPDVPGYVNALGGNKADYFGIEKMKQSGVFEAVEKRFGLGEDVVRQYADPYLYLNHELIGAKGYNLAEVQAYIARLLENINGINQAITATDIMKGQLADTRINQLVTNNHHPIRSGDIYIVYEPNVYINDFDGLKVASVHGSPWRYDTFVPVIFAGMNIEGQRISREVTPYYIAPTISQYLRITFPTGSAGEVLNEVIE, translated from the coding sequence ATGAAAAACCTTGCTGTCAGTACCCTCGCACTCAGTGTCATGCTCTCATCGCATGCCGTGATGGCAGAGCAAGCCCAACCAAAGCTGATTCTTCAGGTCACTGTTGATGCCCTGCGTGGTGATCTCCCAGATCGTTTCAAACACAACTTTGGTGAAGGTGGTTTTAACCTGCTTCTCAATGACGGTATCCACTATACCAATGCTCACTACCAGCATTCCAATACAGAAACGATTGTGGGCCACGCAGCCCTCGCGACGGGTGCGCCACCCGCAGTCAACGGCATGGTGGGTAACCTATGGTATGACCGCACACAAGAGCGCGTGGTCTACAACATTGAAGATGCCAACTACAACCTATTAGCCAGCGGTGCTGACGTCGATCAATCAACCGAGATCGACTCGACGCAGCGCGCTGCTCAAGGCGATGGTCGCTCACCTGCAAACATTCACACCTCTACCATTGGTGATGAGATCGTCAAGGCTTATCACGGTCAATCTCGCGCGTTTTCCGTCTCATTTAAAGACCGTGGGGCAGTCTCGCTGGGCGGTGAGCTCGGCAAAGCATTCTGGTTCTCTAAATCCGCCAATGCGTTTGTGACTAGCGATTACTACTATGACGCGAACCCAACTTGGGTAGACGAATGGAACGCCAAAGGGTTTACCCAGCAATATGGAAGCAAACGTTGGGAACTATCGCTACCGCAAGAGAAGTATCTCTTCGCAGGCGATGGTGATGTGGAATACAAAATCGATCTTGCAAACTTCAGTCGCAGCTTCCCACACCCATACGGCCCAGCAAGTTTCCCATACTTTACGACACTTCTGAGCTTAAGTCCGGCGGGTGATGAGATTGTTGCTGATTTCGCCAAAGAAGTGATTGATGCTGAGAAGTTAGGGCAAGGTGACTACCCTGATTATCTGTCCGTCAGTTTCTCGGCAACAGATTACGTTATTCACATGTACGGCCCTTCAAGCATCGAAGCGGAAGACAACCTGATTCGTCTAGACCGCACTCTCGCTGACCTATTCGCCCATGTTGATAAAACTGTCGGCCTAGAAAATACCTTGATCGTTTTATCTGCTGATCATGGTGCTCCCGACGTTCCTGGTTACGTGAATGCGCTTGGTGGCAACAAAGCCGACTACTTCGGCATCGAAAAAATGAAGCAATCCGGCGTGTTTGAGGCGGTTGAAAAGCGCTTTGGCCTCGGTGAAGACGTGGTTCGCCAGTATGCCGACCCATACCTATACCTCAACCATGAGCTAATTGGAGCGAAGGGCTACAATTTAGCAGAGGTTCAGGCGTATATTGCTCGCTTGCTTGAGAACATCAACGGTATCAACCAAGCCATAACAGCAACTGACATCATGAAAGGCCAATTGGCAGATACGCGTATCAATCAACTTGTCACCAATAACCATCACCCAATTCGTTCGGGCGACATCTACATCGTTTACGAACCAAACGTCTACATCAACGACTTTGACGGCTTGAAGGTCGCCTCCGTGCATGGTTCGCCATGGCGCTATGATACGTTTGTACCGGTGATCTTCGCGGGTATGAATATTGAGGGTCAACGTATTAGCCGTGAAGTGACGCCTTATTATATTGCGCCAACCATTTCGCAGTACTTGAGAATTACCTTCCCGACAGGCTCGGCAGGGGAAGTGCTGAACGAAGTGATTGAGTAA
- a CDS encoding anaerobic sulfatase maturase yields the protein MLLSQGPQFKGKASKRLHVMAKPIGAACNIDCTYCYYLSKQDLLEYKKGCSPKMDDDMLEAYVRQYIEAQNTPEIIFSWQGGEPTMLGLEYFERIVELQKKYQPEGIQISNDLQTNGTLLNDKWCAFLAKNNFLVGLSIDGPEMLHNAYRTNRAGKGTFKQVMEAVELLHKHQVKFATLTCVNNLTSQNPLEMYRFLRDEVRSPQMQFIPIVEQKTFRTTAPQKWQPEEQPKQGDKRLIPGNANSVVEPWCVSDQAWGNFLIAIFDEWVRNDLGKVFVQYFEASLEAWMGRRNPLCTLSDLCGKGLAMEPNGDVFTCDHYVYPEYKIGNIHHQKLDDMAYGPKQQEFGFGKSRTLTSQCQGCDYKFACHGECPKNRFIKTRNGEEGLNYLCAGWHKFFSHVDKSMAYILRKTGHPVAHGKYSDAEMRKHYQAQMAPSYQTKF from the coding sequence ATGCTCCTATCTCAAGGTCCACAGTTCAAAGGCAAAGCCTCAAAGCGCCTTCATGTCATGGCGAAACCGATCGGCGCTGCCTGTAATATTGACTGCACCTACTGCTATTACCTCAGTAAGCAGGACTTGCTTGAGTATAAAAAAGGTTGCTCGCCTAAAATGGATGATGACATGCTTGAGGCGTATGTTCGTCAATACATTGAGGCGCAGAACACCCCTGAAATCATCTTCTCATGGCAAGGTGGCGAGCCAACCATGCTCGGTCTTGAGTATTTTGAACGCATAGTCGAACTGCAAAAAAAATATCAGCCAGAGGGGATTCAAATCTCCAATGATCTGCAAACCAACGGCACCTTGCTCAATGACAAGTGGTGTGCGTTCCTTGCTAAAAACAACTTCCTCGTTGGCCTAAGCATCGATGGCCCCGAAATGCTGCACAATGCTTATCGCACCAACCGTGCAGGTAAGGGCACCTTCAAGCAAGTGATGGAAGCGGTAGAGTTGCTGCACAAGCATCAAGTTAAATTCGCGACACTAACGTGTGTCAACAACCTCACCAGTCAAAACCCGCTTGAAATGTATCGCTTTCTGCGTGATGAGGTTCGCTCTCCACAAATGCAGTTTATCCCGATTGTGGAACAGAAAACCTTCCGCACAACGGCGCCACAAAAGTGGCAGCCAGAAGAACAACCAAAACAAGGCGATAAACGCCTTATTCCGGGCAATGCTAACTCTGTGGTTGAGCCGTGGTGTGTATCAGACCAAGCTTGGGGTAATTTCCTTATCGCGATCTTTGATGAGTGGGTGCGAAACGACCTTGGTAAAGTGTTTGTTCAGTATTTTGAAGCCAGCCTAGAGGCGTGGATGGGTCGCCGCAACCCATTGTGCACGCTCAGTGACCTGTGTGGCAAAGGCTTGGCGATGGAACCAAACGGTGATGTGTTCACCTGTGACCACTATGTCTACCCAGAGTACAAAATTGGTAACATTCATCACCAGAAGCTCGACGACATGGCCTATGGACCAAAACAACAAGAGTTTGGCTTTGGTAAGTCTCGCACTCTGACAAGCCAGTGCCAAGGCTGTGATTATAAGTTTGCGTGTCACGGCGAGTGTCCAAAAAACCGCTTTATAAAGACCAGAAACGGCGAAGAGGGCCTGAACTACTTATGTGCAGGATGGCATAAATTCTTCTCACATGTCGACAAGTCGATGGCTTATATCTTGAGAAAGACAGGTCACCCCGTTGCGCATGGCAAGTACAGTGATGCCGAGATGCGCAAGCACTATCAAGCCCAAATGGCGCCAAGCTATCAAACCAAATTCTAA
- a CDS encoding tetratricopeptide repeat protein, translating to MKKFTLCLLVTLLSLSAMATPTAQGPLRAETVVAQDAPKDMSQLSYQAQDVRLSDEERAAALRALGQQPSQNGLVAVARALKDESPVLREAAVIGAAPYQLEHRWTMLSPLLNDEVKSVRLSAVMSLISGYSQLDDQQKADMRATITELKEFLPTQDDLDSQLLLADVLRWTGDYANAEVKYKKLLEQDPQRADLWLNLSDNYRAQHKDQKAVEILDQAILTIPENGDFHYAKSLALVRLDSRDLAAGEMEKATQLKPENSYYWYLNGVLQEPINLDNSVASFETAYMLSGSSEHLYALCDIYIRSDHDNSQVCLDALSQQAPPFVIEQLQAQMSN from the coding sequence ATGAAAAAATTCACTCTATGCCTTTTAGTGACACTCTTGTCTTTGAGCGCAATGGCAACGCCCACAGCGCAAGGCCCGCTGCGTGCAGAAACGGTAGTTGCACAAGATGCTCCTAAAGATATGTCGCAGCTCTCTTACCAGGCGCAAGATGTTCGCCTGAGCGATGAGGAGCGTGCCGCAGCCCTCAGAGCACTGGGTCAACAACCGAGTCAAAATGGGCTGGTTGCGGTAGCCCGAGCGCTAAAAGACGAAAGCCCAGTGCTTCGTGAAGCGGCAGTGATCGGCGCAGCACCTTACCAACTGGAGCATCGTTGGACGATGCTATCGCCACTACTCAATGATGAAGTGAAGTCCGTACGCCTCTCAGCAGTAATGAGTCTTATCTCTGGCTATTCACAACTTGATGATCAGCAAAAAGCGGACATGCGCGCCACAATTACTGAGCTCAAAGAGTTTCTGCCCACTCAAGATGATCTCGACTCTCAATTGTTACTAGCAGATGTTCTGCGCTGGACGGGAGATTACGCTAACGCGGAAGTGAAGTATAAAAAGCTACTTGAGCAAGATCCACAACGCGCAGACTTATGGCTCAACTTGTCTGATAACTATCGAGCGCAGCATAAAGATCAAAAAGCCGTAGAGATACTCGACCAAGCTATCTTAACCATTCCTGAGAATGGAGACTTTCACTATGCCAAATCGCTTGCACTCGTACGACTAGACAGCCGCGACTTAGCAGCAGGCGAGATGGAGAAAGCAACGCAACTCAAGCCGGAAAATAGCTATTACTGGTACTTAAATGGGGTATTGCAAGAGCCAATAAACTTGGATAACTCAGTAGCGTCGTTTGAGACAGCGTATATGCTGTCAGGGTCTTCGGAGCACCTTTACGCCCTTTGCGATATCTATATTCGCAGCGACCACGATAACAGCCAAGTGTGTCTTGATGCCCTATCACAGCAAGCACCGCCTTTTGTGATTGAGCAGCTTCAAGCTCAAATGTCGAACTAG